The genomic stretch ACAGTTCTAAAATCAAATGGCTGCGCTGGCCCAGGGCACCGGCACCCTGTTCCTTGAAGCCTGTGTGTGCAGAGCCCCGGCCGGCAGGTGCAGCCTCCCAGGAAGGACGGGGCGGCTCACTGCAGGATGAAGCCTGGCTGGTGTGgaggcagccggggcgggggTCTCTGGGGAAGAGCGGGTGGGTACGGAGACACGAACTGTGCGGAGAATCCTTGTGGGGGGGGCAGGCCCACgcgggggggcaggggtgggcactGGGATCCCGGGTACGGGAGGGCCTGTCCTGAGCCCATGGCAGCAGTAAATGGCGTGGCCAAACGTCCTGCAGGCACCGGGGGCGGTGGCGGGGGGATGCGCCGAGGTAGCATGGAGGGGGGCCCGCTGGCCTCCGAGGTAGGGTAGGGCAGGGGGGCAGCGGGCGCCGGCTCGGGCACCCTGGGCAGCAGCGGGGCCGGCGCTGATGCCTGTGGAAGTCTCTGCCCCTTCAGCACCAGCTCCTGGAGCTTCTCGATTTTCACTCTTCGCGTGTGGGCCAGTTTCCGCTGGCTCTGATAGACATCGATGAAGGAGTCCAGAGGAAGCTCTCCATCAAGAAACTTCTCTGCCATGTTCTGAAAGTAGGAGAAAGCTGGTTAGAGGGACAGGCCAGCCCTTGGGGAAGGAAGCCCCCTTCACCACCCAGGGAGAGGCAACACCCAGCTTCCTTCCATCACCCGTCCCCTGCTTACCCCACCCGCCACACACTGCCCACTGCAGCCCCCGCTGACCTCAGAGGTGGCTCCCCAGTCCCcggcagagagaaggggaaagaggtaGCTGGTCCTGGCTGCCCACCGCACCCCCCGAGCTGCCCGAGGCAGCAGGCCGTAGGAGGAGCCCACCGTAGAGGAAGCAGGCCCCTCGGCAGCCCTGACCTGCTGGGCTTCAAGGCCAGAAGAAACCACCGTACCCACTTCCCACCCGCTCACCAAGCCAGCTGCAGTccgtttccttccttccaccgGCTGCACCCTGACAGACATGCCCTGTACAGGGTCAGTAGGATGGAGACAAGCTCATGCCCACTAGGGCCCCCACCCAAGCCCGTGGGTGAATTCGAGCACAGGGGCTAACTTGGAAACGTGCGGCCGCCGCCCACCTCAGCTTGCTACAACTGTGCAACCTTGGACCCTGACTCAGGGCCGTACGCCTTAGTGAGGCTCTAACCTCGAGTGCTCCACGGGCCACATCTCacaggctctgccctccccccgctGGTTCAGAAGATGGTACATCGGCCATGGGCGGCCCCGGGACCGGCACGGACTCGCGCCACGATGCGCACTGGTCGCTTGAGCGTCAGACCCGTTACAGCCTCCTGGCTGCGGAGGGACTGGCCCACGGGCTCCCAAAGCGGCCCAGACCCCGGGAATTGCGGCCTGGGGCACTGCACCCACGCGGGCTGGCTTTACCTCGGTGTCCTCCTCGATCTTGGCCCCTTCTGCCTGCAGGAGCGCCAGCAGGGTCTCCAAGGAAGCGCTGCTAGACTGCTTATCTGGAAGAAGCAAGAGGCATGAGGAGAGAAGGGGGCATCCGGGCCCCAGCCCCTCAGAACGACATGCCCCCCCAGACTCCGTGCCATCCTCCTTTCAGAGAAGGGCGCGCTTTAACTGGAAAGGTAAATAGCTGGCTTCCCAGGAAGCTGAAAGTCAAGGCCTTAGAATCCAGGAGAGGAAAGAGCACACAGGACAAAACAGGGGACAGACTGGGGGCTGCACCATGCATCCCACACCCCATGTCACTGTCGGTCCTACAGAGGGCTGTCACCCAACACATGACGTAACACGAACCACCCCACGCagatttcctttgtatttctgagtGGTAACTATATCAAGTAGGCGTAATTTAAGCCTGGGACCTCAATTTTTACAAGTGTATAACCTCCCCCCCCAGATCAGAATACAGAACAGTCTCAAAGGCTCCAGGCCCGCTCCTGGAGACCGCCCTCGAGGCGGCCCCGATGCCCACATCCTGCCTGGCTGGGCACTTCACAAGAGGGCATCACACAGGGTGCGCTCTGTGCTGGCTCCTTCCAGCCCACGCCGGGAACCTGAGAGCCCCTCGTTTCCCTCAATGTCCACTGTGCAGAGACCAGAACTCAGGGACGCCGCATGCTGTATGTGGACATTTAGATGGTCTCCCAACTCAGCTGTTACAAATAACGCCCCCATGAACATTCTTGGGCCTGTCCGTGGACAGCCGCGAGCGTCTGCCGGGGGCACACCTGGGGCAGACTGGTTGAATCAGTGAGCACAGGCTTCCTTCAGGTGGGTTTGGCCACACAACTCTTCCCAAGGTGATTTTTACCAATTTATGTTACAACGCACGTGCTCCCAGCCAGGAAAGCACTCCTCTGGCTGGGCAGGCCTTCCCGAGCCTTCACTGCAGGGACGCACACCGGAGAGGGAGTCCGGAGAGCAGACCTCCTGTCCACCTCACTGAAGGGCAAGGCTTTTAACCTTTTCTTCACCGCAGCCCCCTCCAAAGCCACGCAGAGCACTCAGGACTCAAGACTCAGTTCCTACAGCTCTTCGTAATGACGGTAAATCTAAGCGTGACGTTACAATGAAACGTCCCCACGAGGAGTATTTCTCAGCACTGACTCTGAGGGCCTAACTCCGCAGGAGGAGATGTTTGTTAAATCTCATGATTCAGAAAATTACTTTTCTAGGCTGGAGAAGGTAAAATTTTGTTTAAGAAGTGGTTAAGTCTCCTCTCTAAATAGGTGGACTGATGCTGTATATAAACTGTTTCTTTGCGGCATTGACCAGTGTCTCAATCTGAAATTTTTCCATAATACGACTTCTCTCCCGGTAGCCCAACAGCTTGAACATGTGCCCTTCCCTCAACTCTATTCCTGAAGGATCACCCTGGCAAAGTTACCTAATTTGGTCTTCTTTATCTGATAGGCTTCAAAGAGAACCTGGAGTTCCTGGTATTTTTGGGTCAAACGTGCTTTCAGGGAGTCCAGTTGGGGCTGGTACAGAAGGTTCCCTTCTGCCAGGCTCCGGTTGCTGGCGAGCGTCATTTCTTTGCTGAGCTGAACATTCTGCGTCTGCAAGGAACACAGGATGATGAGAACCAACGGGTGTTAGTTCCAGACCAGTCCCCCGAGGCTCCCGAGCCCCGCCCCCCAGAGCAGCCACATCTGCTTCCGTTGGGCTGGTCCCCAGCAGAGACCACGGCTGAGACCACATGAGGGCCACTCCCCGCCCAGACTCCAGCCCCCCTGGGTTCCTAGTTTGGACACAGCTCCCTGTTCTTAAAGAGCAAAGCCACTTCCTTTCCAACGATTTGCAGACAGGCTTTGTCTTGTGACTTCTCCAGGCTCTTTGCTTCGCGAGCTGTGGCTGGGATCCCTTACGACCCCACTGTGCTTGCAGGAATCAACAGCTGGAAAGACTTCGGGCTAGATTTGTTCAAAACCAGTTTCTGCTGCTCCAGAGGAAGTTTGCAGCGGAGAACCAGTTGGCATGATGTCAATTCAGGCTCAATCATCAGGCTTAGAGATCAAACACAAAAGCCCGACACCCCCTGGGAATGAATTCCGTTTACAGtgaccctgctctctctcccacgCCCACCTCTCGCTCCTCCTCGACTGAGGGGAAGGCGGGAGTCCTCCCAGATCCAGATCCAAAGCTGGGGCCAGGGGGCTGACCTGCCCACCAGGTGTTATTTGGGAGGGACAAAAGAGCCAGTGCCCAGACCACAAGGGTGAGGGGGAAAATGGACAGGTCTGAAGACAAGGTAAAGAATTCCTAACAAAACTTAACATggaaaaccccaaaacccaaacaCATGGGACACCACCCGTACTAGCTAGTGTCAGGCCTCTGCCACCACAGCCTGTCCACAGCCACCTCACTGTGTGGACCTGAAGCCTCCACAGCGCACGGTCCTGCCCCGTTGTGCTGTTTTCTCGTAGCTTTCCCGCAACCTGACGCCAGTTTTCCCTTGATATTTGCTGCCACCCACCCAGGCTATTTTCGCCATGACTTCCTTCCTCTGAGGGTCTGGGTGCAGATTTCCCACTGCGCTGCCTCTGCTCTGGCCAGGCCCACCCAGGGGGCCAGCCCGGCTCCCGGCGCAGCCCGCACCCGCGCCCCCACCGCACGCGCGCACCCGGTCACGAGCCCGTCCCGGGGAAGCGAGAGAACACAGCAGCTCTGGCCTCAGGCGGGGGGCTCCCTACGGCAGACACATGGTCTGTATCTTCCACACCCGGAGCTGGGCCCAGGGCCCCAAAGAGGAGGCTCGCCTTAAAATGGAATTTACATGAAGGATACAAATTAAGATAGAAGATGGAGCCCCTAGCTCAGCACCACGAACCGAGAGCAGAAGGCTCTCCTCTCTCGCGGGTTTTAGCCAGCAGGGAGAATTCGGGGCCCTCACGTAAACGGGGCTCCTGGCAGTGCAGAGCTCCGGAAGGGCCCCCCCCAGCAGCTCCCCCGCCCTGTGCGTCGTATCCCGAGCTCCGAGGGCACAGGAGTCTTTCCTTCTATTGTGAAGCCatttcaaagaacaaacaaacaaacatacttCGCACGGTCCACTCGGGAGCACAGTTCAGCaacttcttttaaaactaaacatgAAACTACCATGCGACCCAGAAACCGTCCTCCTGGGCACGCACCCGGGGGAAATGAAAACCTAGGTTCGCACAAAGCCCTGGACGCGAACGTTCCAGGCGGCCTCGCCCGTCACAGCCACCGCCCAGCTCCCCGTCTCGAAGAACCACGGCCGACACGCGTGGCATCTCGGATGAGACTCAGGGAATGACGCTGAGTGGAGAGAGCCGGCCCAAGGGTCACACACTCGGGGGTCCCGTGTGTACAACACTTGAAACGACAGTCACAGAAACGGAGACAGGTGAGTGGCCGGGGAAAGGCCTCG from Ursus arctos isolate Adak ecotype North America unplaced genomic scaffold, UrsArc2.0 scaffold_34, whole genome shotgun sequence encodes the following:
- the VPS37B gene encoding vacuolar protein sorting-associated protein 37B, translated to MAGAGSEARFAGLSLVQLNELLEDEGQLTEMVQKMEETQNVQLSKEMTLASNRSLAEGNLLYQPQLDSLKARLTQKYQELQVLFEAYQIKKTKLDKQSSSASLETLLALLQAEGAKIEEDTENMAEKFLDGELPLDSFIDVYQSQRKLAHTRRVKIEKLQELVLKGQRLPQASAPAPLLPRVPEPAPAAPLPYPTSEASGPPSMLPRRIPPPPPPVPAGRLATPFTAAMGSGQALPYPGSQCPPLPPRVGLPPPQGFSAQFVSPYPPALPQRPPPRLPPHQPGFILQ